In Pieris brassicae chromosome 8, ilPieBrab1.1, whole genome shotgun sequence, the DNA window aataatgcGCAAACACACTTTTAATCATCATTTacgttaaacaataaatagcaAATTAAACCCAAATATTACCAATTTAAATATCAGAACAAAATCTACTTAGAAACTGAACTGAAAACCCTTAATCATGTTAAAGTTACAGCtaacatatgttttatatgtcAAGAGTTTTGTTGCAGGTAGAGGCTGCTTTGGCGACTGACGTCGCGCTGTTAATAACAGATTCTGTAGAAAACGCGCCCGAAAACTTTGAAATTGAACCAGAGCCTCTCGAATGTGATTCCGATAAGAAATGGAAAATCGGGAGTGAGTTTAACGAATTACTATTGACGGTGAGTCTTAGGGCAAGATTCTGATTGGACATGGAGTGTTTGTTAGTGTAAACTATAGTAGTatgttaataacaaaatagatCAATTAATGATCAACGTAAGTCCCCTAGATGGCCCTTCAAATGaacgtttaattttataattatcccAAATTTGTGATAAGGACTTTTATGTCGTGCTTAAGGTATCCTACCTCCATATCCAAATCCAAAGGTATATCTATGTTATTATCAACAtacagaaaattattataaaattttgtttagaaAATCGTCGAGTTTCGCTGTGCaagtgtaattatttattaacataaaattttatatgaagcagaatgaagaataaaaagttttattcacataataagaaaatgatatttagataaaagagAAAGTGCAGTGTTGGGGCACTAGGATTTCTAGTCTCTTCCATCAGACATATTAATGGTTAAACTACTACTCCACAATCAAAACACTTTCCGTTTTCGGTTGAGAAGATGTTGTTGAAGattgttagtgaatgtataaaGTATTCGGAAAGTAACGTTGGtgaagattttgtttttaaacaagtGGTTAAAGATGTATGTAAGGGCCTCTAAAGGAGAAAAAGCGTTGGGCGAAGAAAGTGTGTTTTTTCGTTAGCTTTTGCGTTGTATATGATCTGGTGTGtcagtttttatttacaaacaagtCATTTTTTGTTCCAAGAAAACTATAAAGGTGCATTCAGGAATAGAAATATCaactttgtaattatttcgttgtttgtatattaaaatttgtactaGGGTTGTATATAGTGCATAATTCTAGTACAATTCGACTTTACTGACTTCCAGCTTTATATTATGCAACGTATTTCGTACCGTTAACTCTACTCGTGTTGACGGTTTTAGCTCTCCTTAGGGATATTATCAGAGATATTGCAAAAATAAAGTGCAGGGAAAAATCGCAATAAACATCCATCTTCAATGTTTATATGTACAACCTTTGTAAACTACTTTTACATGTTTAGAAAGAagtcttataatttattaatgcatAGAACCTTATTTAAAAGATATGTATGCCATAACTACAATTATGaatgatttaataaagtaaaaatccATCGAAAATAACAATTCACATTCAATcacaaattaaattgaaaaataacgaGTATACATCGGTGTTGCACtcttataactaaaatactaatttgTCTTTCTGTGTCACATTGTATTTACGCTGTCATTTAAAGAGACAGATGAGTATTTTATCCAAAACGTTGCAATTAGACTgatgtattttagaaataaatgggAATGTTGTGATTTCAGAACGAAATAACAGGAATAACTGGCCAAATATCCTTAAACAATTCAACGGGAGACCGAACCAATTTCGATGTAGAAATAATGGAGCTGTCAAACagtggttttaataaaatcgcaAAATGGCGTTCCGATACCGGATTCGTACATTTTCGAACTGCGAACGATGTCTCAGACCGTTTAGCTGAAATAtggcaaaacaaaacattcaaaGTCGTGTCGAGGATTGGCGCGCCTTACCTCGTCGAAAAAGTGCCTGAAAAAGGAGAAACACTTACTGGAAATGATCGGTACGAGGGCTACTCAAAAGATTTGATACATGAGATATTGAAGGAAACATTGCATCTGAATTATGAGTTAGAGATTGTACCGGACAAAAGTTATGGATCGTACAATAAGGATACAAAGAAATGGGACGGACTTATTGGGCATTTGATAGAAAGGGTCAGTAATTGAGTTTTCTATTACTTTATGGTTTCGAACAAAATCTTATGAATATCAAGTTTTGAACATAAAGTTAcggaaatgaataaatttaaataggatacaataattacaataaccCCGTggcattttttattcatacggcataaaataaatgatttttcctttttttctaCCATGCAATGGTAATGgtacactttaaaataaaaaaaataacctaaaattttaataataataataatctagtgGAGCTATAACCCCATATGGGTTTCAACCATTTCtctattcatttgtttttctaatatgcaagtaggCAGTCAAACTTCTGACTGATACAGTCATGGTTTTGGTATTTGAGCCATGCTgatttcctcgcgatgtttgtCTTCACCGTACAAGCGTGCGAATGTTAGATGGGTACATAAGAAGTAGGTAAAATGGTGTACATGATTTTTccttaaaaggtcggcaatgcactcgcgagacctctggcattgagagtgtccatgggcgccgatatcacttaacatcaggggagcctgcccgtttgcccccacttctataataaaaaaaacatccgGGAGTTGAAcctacgctgaagccactagaccaacgtTGTCTTAATCTAAGCTgtacataacaaaaaaaagtttttctaattctatttttgaatcattacataataataataatgcataaAGTCTTACTAGTGTAAAACGGCATAGGAGTTTAGACTTTATGAAGATAGTCCATATACGCCAGgcattaaataaatcttcctctgtttcattattcattatttacagGAAAAGTAAACTTCAAACGTGGCTtccaaaataaacatttttgtttatttacttattatacggaaacaaaatttatttcgaGCCATCCACGCTAatgttactaataatataataaatataatggttaagtatttttaaccGGACCAAGCTTTGAAATATTCCATGAAACAtagtgattttatttattttattattatgttaattttacaagGCAAAAGCCGAAAATAAGTGCACAATTAAGAAACGAGTAGCACCTATCATACATAAAagatatgttatataattatatgtataactaGCAGACCAGACATATGTTGTTACTTACACGtctcaaatacaaaaatggaaaaaaatcgaattGTCATTCTTGAATCCACTtgacaaacatttttttttaaaggcacTCTAACGAAACACATAACAACACAATACATGCATATGCATCTATGACAAATGGGCAGTACATTTAAAGggaaacattacaatattaaaagaataatacatttaaataagatttttacagAAGGCAGATTTGGCAATTTGCGATCTCACCATTACTTATGAGAGACGTTCAGCTGTGGACTTTACAACGCCGTTTATGACATTGGGGATCAGTATTCTGTATTCAAAGCCCAAACCGCCGGAACCCGAGCTATTCTCATTTCTAAAGCCTTTCTCAGTTGACGTTTGGATTTACATGGCCGCGGCTTTTCTAATGGTTTCGTTATTGCTCCATATTTTAGCCAGGTTCGTATGAGCTTGATACATGATACTTCCCGTTTAGGTAAGATTTACTTTTGGCCATTTCTATACATAAGgggataaaaaaaactattcacAGTCAAATTATCCTCTTTTGCTTcagtatatttatgaaaaatctaataatattttcaatattgaaaaaaattctgTAGAGACAGAAATGGGAAATTTtacagtataaaatataacctgaatataatgattaattaatttaaaaaaatcgataattaaaaataaagatttttatacattgtCAATCACGTGACACCTAACAGTCACACATTAGTACAGTCGCCGATAACATATAATACTAATTCTATTTTGGAACTTAATATCGAATGGTAATAACTATTTTACTGGCATGATAAGTCATAAGGACTGGTGCTACGCCTATTTTGCCTACTGGAGCGTTTTGGCGGGTTATtgaaattatgaatgtttaatttgaaaatttatttatttactaacacttcgttacattacaatataaaaaaaataacataattaaatcaaaaggagggcaactggcggccttatcgctttcgagcgatctcttccaggcaaccactgtgagtaatgaaaaaaattaataaaaatgtattaaactacataagataggcaagtagtgcaaaaatgcATGCTATACACTGTGTAtgtattaagacaaaacaaaacaggaacaaaaaaaaactaaaccaaaaagatgatacattaaaaatagaaagtaaaaagacaaaaaggttattgaaattatgaatatttaatttgaaattttaaagccAATACTTatcagaattaaaaaaatatttattcgttcCATTAATTTAACCAATTCCGAAttggttttttaatatttttattattattgtccaGTAGCTGATTATACTAAAGAAGtacagaaatattattttagtaattaatactACTGTCTATACTCTGTATATAACGTAAACCACTCAATGTAGGTAGGCGTATCGACCTGGTTTGCGCAAATTAAGTTATTCCAGCGACGTTCAACTTGGCTAAATGAATTGCAGGCTCGCGCCAAATGATTGGGAGAACCCGCATCCATGTGATAAGTCTCCAGAGGAATTGGAGAATATTTGGCATATCAAGAATTCTTGCTGGCTCACCGTTGGATCGATTATGACACAAGGATCTGATATATTGCCAAAGTAATGCATTTTCAGCCATTTATCATCGCTCAggcaattttatataacattttataacggCATGTATTTTGACTTTGGTTGGTCATAGGTTCATACTTCGATTCCTTCACAAATAGAAGAATGTTACAATACAATGATGCAATAAATTCTTAGGGTAAgattagacatagacatagtCGACACAGAGTGTGACTTCTATGTCAaagcaaatttattaaattattttacataactcgACGGTTCATTTAATAGTTCTCACGTAGACCAATGTTGATTTCAATGAATGTTTAGAATAAAGAGTAATTCTTTATACTAAACATTCacaagtatatttattatttatgattacatttttactttctatccTTTTTTTCGTAGAGGCTACTCAACTCGCTGGGTGTGCGGTATGTGGTGGTTTTTCGCTCTCATCATGTGCTCCTCTTACACTGCGAACTTAGCTGCATTTTTAACAAACGCCGCTATGGATGATTCTATTAAGAGCGCCGAAGATTTAGCTAtgcaaactaaaattaaatttggcaCCGTGGATGGCGGTTCCACCTCTAGCTTTTTTAAGGTACACAAAgcttaagaatattattatgattatttcaatattaaggTCAATTGAGATGGTATCGCAACATGTTTTCTAGCTGTTGTTTcctgaataaatttaaatttgcattTAGAGGTCTAATGTGTCTACATACCAACGCATGTGGACAGCAATGGAATCAGCTCGACCGTCGGTGTTTGTGAAGAACAATGATGAAGGAGTGGAGAGAGTGAACAAGGGGAAGCGGCAATACGCTTTTCTCATGGAATCCACTGCCATCGAGTACCAGTTGGAGAGACACTGCGAACTTATGCAAGTTGGAGGTTTGCTTGACTCCAAAGGATATGGAATTGCAATGCCTTTCTGTAAGTATATGTATACTGGCGGGAATCAAAGATATTTCTGTATGCTACGTCAGTAATGAAGATGATAATGAACACAGGACAGGGAacgaa includes these proteins:
- the LOC123712698 gene encoding glutamate receptor ionotropic, kainate 2-like codes for the protein MQGILLIVLTLYGFSDGALRNFILLKKHLAIGVILPPNTVTEVAFESALVRASMESKKYNYVMNIRYAQYGDSFAASKAACDLLASGVIAIYGPTDPYSADAVQAHCRAAGVPHIQASWRPPPIRGFEIPSPPGFNLYPEAVALSEAMAQFVKDSDWNTYTFLYDDDEGLIRLQEVLKYAPSTDKWLVRRLKRGEDNKQLLKSLKARGQTRVILDCPSDRVLQYLRQAHDVKFFEDYMSYVLMSLDAHTLDLQELRHGLSNVTCLRIFDHSDSRTISYLADWNSRNPNNIKLPNETHQITVEAALATDVALLITDSVENAPENFEIEPEPLECDSDKKWKIGSEFNELLLTNEITGITGQISLNNSTGDRTNFDVEIMELSNSGFNKIAKWRSDTGFVHFRTANDVSDRLAEIWQNKTFKVVSRIGAPYLVEKVPEKGETLTGNDRYEGYSKDLIHEILKETLHLNYELEIVPDKSYGSYNKDTKKWDGLIGHLIERKADLAICDLTITYERRSAVDFTTPFMTLGISILYSKPKPPEPELFSFLKPFSVDVWIYMAAAFLMVSLLLHILARLAPNDWENPHPCDKSPEELENIWHIKNSCWLTVGSIMTQGSDILPKGYSTRWVCGMWWFFALIMCSSYTANLAAFLTNAAMDDSIKSAEDLAMQTKIKFGTVDGGSTSSFFKRSNVSTYQRMWTAMESARPSVFVKNNDEGVERVNKGKRQYAFLMESTAIEYQLERHCELMQVGGLLDSKGYGIAMPFFSSYRTAVDNAVLKLAESGKLVELKNRWWKPPEDAPKKCVLEETTEEGASAAELGVDNVGGVFVVLGIGCGMAASMGALEFLWHVKDVAIEQKMTQSEAFWAELAFALSFWETEKPVEHSRPSSSASGDMASRASSVLRSAADLFNIDMFNKH